A portion of the Macaca mulatta isolate MMU2019108-1 chromosome 4, T2T-MMU8v2.0, whole genome shotgun sequence genome contains these proteins:
- the LTB gene encoding lymphotoxin-beta isoform X1, which produces MGALGLEGRGGRLQGRGSLLLAVAGATSLVTLLLAVPITVLAVLALVPQDQGGLGFRSCRRRSQKQISAPGSQLPTS; this is translated from the exons ATGGGGGCActggggctggagggcaggggtgggaggctCCAGGGGAGGGGCTCCCTCCTGCTAGCTGTGGCAGGAGCCACTTCTCTGGTGACCCTGTTGCTGGCGGTGCCTATCACTGTCCTGGCTGTGCTGGCCTTAGTGCCCCAGGATCAGGGAGGACTG GGTTTCAGAAGCTGCCGGAGGAGGAGCCAGAAGCAGATCTCAGCCCCGGGCTCCCAGCTGCCCACCTCATAG
- the LTB gene encoding lymphotoxin-beta: protein MGALGLEGRGGRLQGRGSLLLAVAGATSLVTLLLAVPITVLAVLALVPQDQGGLVTDTADPGAQAQQGLGFQKLPEEEPEADLSPGLPAAHLIGAPLKGQGLGWEATKEQAFLTSGTQFSDADGLALPQDGLYYLYCLVGYRGRAPPGGAEPRGRSVTLRSSLYRAGGAYGPGTPELLLEGAETVTPVLDPAGRQGYGPLWYTSVGFGGLVQLRRGERVYVNISHPDMVDFARGKTFFGAVMVG from the exons ATGGGGGCActggggctggagggcaggggtgggaggctCCAGGGGAGGGGCTCCCTCCTGCTAGCTGTGGCAGGAGCCACTTCTCTGGTGACCCTGTTGCTGGCGGTGCCTATCACTGTCCTGGCTGTGCTGGCCTTAGTGCCCCAGGATCAGGGAGGACTG GTAACGGACACCGCTGACCCCGGGGCACAGGCCCAACAAGGACTGG GGTTTCAGAAGCTGCCGGAGGAGGAGCCAGAAGCAGATCTCAGCCCCGGGCTCCCAGCTGCCCACCTCATAG GCGCTCCGCTGAAGGGGCAGGGGCTAGGCTGGGAGGCGACGAAGGAACAGGCGTTTCTGACGAGCGGGACGCAGTTCTCGGACGCCGATGGGCTGGCGCTCCCGCAGGACGGCCTCTATTACCTCTACTGTCTCGTCGGCTACCGGGGCCGGGCGCCCCCTGGCGGCGCGGAACCCCGGGGCCGCTCGGTCACGCTGCGCAGCTCTCTGTACCGGGCGGGGGGCGCCTACGGGCCGGGCACTCCGGAGCTGCTGCTCGAGGGCGCTGAGACCGTGACTCCCGTGCTGGACCCGGCCGGGAGGCAAGGGTACGGGCCTCTCTGGTACACAAGCGTGGGGTTCGGCGGCCTGGTGCAGCTCCGGAGGGGCGAGAGGGTGTACGTCAACATCAGTCACCCCGATATGGTGGACTTCGCGAGAGGGAAGACCTTCTTTGGGGCCGTGATGGTGGGGTGA
- the TNF gene encoding tumor necrosis factor isoform X1: MKIGCLAHRRHSVKELLNAWRVNIQMNGERKPDNSGLRAQVRQAASCSSFKGDSLDVNHSPSPQQFPKDPSLISPLAQAVRSSSRTPSDKPVAHVVANPQAEGQLQWLNRRANALLANGVELTDNQLVVPSEGLYLIYSQVLFKGQGCPSNHVLLTHTISRIAVSYQTKVNLLSAIKSPCQRETPEGAEAKPWYEPIYLGGVFQLEKGDRLSAEINLPDYLDFAESGQVYFGIIAL, from the exons ATGAAGATAGGATGTCTGGCACACAGAAGACACTCAGTGAAAGAGTTGTTGAATGCATGGAGGGTGAATATACAGATGAATGGAGAGAGAAAACCGGACAACTCAGGGCTAAGAGCGCAGGTCAGACAGGCAGCCAGCTGTTCCTCCTTTAAGGGTGATTCCCTTGATGTTAACCATTCTCCTTCTCCCCAACAGTTCCCCAAGGACCCCTCTCTAATCAGCCCTCTGGCTCAGGCAGTCA gATCATCTTCTCGAACCCCAAGTGACAAGCCTGTAGCCCATGTTGTAG caaACCCTCAAGCTGAGGGGCAGCTCCAGTGGCTGAACCGCCGGGCCAATGCCCTCCTGGCCAATGGCGTGGAGCTGACAGATAACCAGCTGGTGGTGCCATCAGAAGGCCTGTACCTCATCTACTCCCAGGTCCTCTTCAAGGGCCAAGGCTGCCCTTCCAACCATGTGCTCCTCACCCACACCATCAGCCGCATCGCCGTCTCCTACCAGACCAAGGTCAACCTCCTCTCTGCCATCAAGAGCCCCTGCCAGAGGGAGACTCCAGAGGGGGCTGAGGCCAAGCCCTGGTACGAGCCCATCTACCTAGGAGGGGTCTTTCAGCTGGAGAAGGGTGATCGACTCAGCGCTGAGATCAATCTGCCCGACTATCTCGACTTTGCCGAGTCTGGGCAGGTCTACTTTGGGATCATTGCCCTGTGA